The following nucleotide sequence is from Triticum dicoccoides isolate Atlit2015 ecotype Zavitan chromosome 7B, WEW_v2.0, whole genome shotgun sequence.
tagctggttaaaaggcaaacccacgataaataaatggacaatgtgtccggacacagggctacttacttgagtatccgggcgattgcagcttaggccagcgtcctcggtcaagtccggacgcatctcttgcgatccgaagaacagtttgtacatctccgcgggtgtcaaacccatgaagtgttgaagagctcgtggcccctccggattaaattctcacaagcggagggggcgacgtttgcagggcagtaggcgccggatcagcataacctgtaccactgcgactagattgatctccctttcttggaggcctcgaatccggtcctgcaacaggggtacgtctttggacggcccccagtcacgccccttgttgacccatgacgtcaactgttgtggagggcccgagcggaagacgggcagcggtctctgcctgctgcccctgggagcggtgatatagaaccactcctgttcccacaagccgagctcctccttaaaagagccctcgggccatggagcatcggccctcttgcttataaccgccccgccgcactctgtctgacgcccctcaatcatcttcggctccacgtcgaaggttttgagccacaagccgaagtgaggggtagtgcggaggaaggctttgcagacgacaatgaatgatgagatgtggaggatggactccggagccaagtcatggaattccagcccatagtaaaacatgagccccctcacgaagggatccgtcgggaagcctaaaccccgacggaggtgagacacgaacacgacactctcaccAAGCTCGGCagtcggaatgacctgccctcgggcaggcatcctattcgaaatctcgtaggttaagtacctggcgtctctcagctttagcacatcctcttccgtgacggaggagggcatccaccggcctcgtaggtcggggccggacattgtcgaagattgaAGGTACTCGAATctagagccctgggtgttggaactcggggcgaggggcggattcgatagaggattgaaggaaaagaacgggccttggtctcattataaagaggaagaataccaagagccgtccccgtgaccgtttggaacccgccttcgatggagggggcgtggcaacgggcacgattgggttacccacgtccgtattgatgggaatcccggaataaggggaacacgatctctgcttcgacaagacgtgtcaaggaaaccgcttcgctaaacgcgctgaggtggtacaataaaaacaattcgagtaaaggcttggtattgATGTGAcgacacgccacgaaatacgtcagcagattgaacttgtgtaaatattattctctctacggtggtatgtggaaattattttgcagagccggacactatcctggtgttcacaatcttctataaattattcggaggaggaacccgccttgcaatgccgaagacaatatgcgcgccggactcgtcgtcattgaagcctggttcaggggctactgagggagtcctggactagggggtgtccggatagccggactatcatcatcggccggactccaagactatgaagatacaagattgaagacttcgtcccgtgtccggatgggactttccttggcgtggaaggcaagcttggcgatacggatatgtagatctcctaccattgtaaccgactctgtgtaaccctagccctctccaagtgtctatataaaccggatggctttagtccataggacgaacaacaatcataccataggctagcttctagggtttagcctccttgatctcgtggtagatccactcttgtaacacacatcatcaatattaatcaagcaggacgtagggttttacctccatcaagagggcccgaacctgggtaaaacatcgtgtcccttgtctcctgttaccatccgcctagacgcacagttcgggaccccctacccgagatccgccggttttgacaccaacaataccCTTGATAAATTATGTGCAAATAACATGTTAATACACAAACTGAAGaactgataacttatgtacaaacaTCGTGGTAATTTTTTTCGAGGAAACACCGCGTTAATTTTTGACCTATGAGAAAAACATTATTGGAAAATTTACCCTAGTAACTTATGTGAAAATTGCATGATAATAAACGAAGTGAAACTTGATAACTGTATAAACATCACGGTAATTTGAAACATGGGATGTAATATGTCAACACTTCTTGTTTTTTTGTCCTCTTTTTGTATGCTATCAGCCTTCCTCCAAAAACCATAACGTACACCCAAAACACCGTAGTAACTTTCACGAAGGGGAAGNNNNNNNNNNNNNNNNNNNNNNNNNNNNNNNNNNNNNNNNNNNNNNNNNNNNNNNNNNNNNNNNNNNNNNNNNNNNNNNNNNNNNNNNNNNNNNNNNNNNNNNNNNNNNNNNNNNNNNNNNNNNNNNNNNNNNNNNNNNNNNNNNNNNNNNNNNNNNNNNNNNNNNNNNNNNNNNNNNNNNNNNNNNNNNNNNNNNNNNNNNNNNNNNNNNNNNNNNNNNNNNNNNNNNNNNNNNNNNNNNNNNNNNNNNNNNNNNNNNNNNNNNNNNNNNNNNNNNNNNNNNNNNNNNNNNNNNNNNNNNNNNNNGCACTTTAAATTTTGTCCAAATTATCATGTTGCACATGTTAAAGTTACTGTGATTTTCACGTTGTAGTTACCGACGTTCTCATGATATAGTTACCAGCTTTATCATGTCATTTTTTTAAACAGGGGTGTTAATGTTTGAAGTTATCAGCATGCACATGTCATAGTTATCATGCTGCTCGGCCAAAGTTATCAAGCCTAAAATTAAGCTTTTCGTTGACATGGTAGAAATAAGAAGGGTTCAAATTCCGTTGTTTGCATACAATGGACAATAACTTAAGATGAGTGAGTTGGTTATTAGTCATAGTGAGCATGCATTTGACCTGAGTTCATGTCCTCTTTTAAgcactttattatttctttttatttccaaCTAAATTAACTAGCATAAAACCGGGAGAAAAAAACCATTTTCGAAAATAAAAATCGGGAGGAAAAAATCGGCGGAAGCCTCCTACGATCGAGCCGAGTTCAAACGCTCGTTCGATCGAGCGGAACGAGGCCTTCTATATGTGTCAGTTATGTATAAGGATCGGTGGTGTGGTAGTTTTGCTATCCATTACACGTGTGTCAAATATGACAGTCCTTTCTTCAAAGTTCTGGAATATTAGCAGCGAAATCGCAGTCCCTTGCTCGAGGACAAATGATGGCGATGACACCTCCTTGGAGAGAAAGTGATGAAGATCCCACCTATGTGCTATCTGGACGAGACTTTCTTCACAGAGCACGTGGACTATACTATGTGCGTTGTTCAACTGACTGAGTTCTCACATGTTTTTTTTTGTTAATTACCTTGACAATTTTATTTTACTTAATGGATGAGGTATATTTTTTGACTCCATTTTGTAAAAAAAGTTCgggaaaatcctacacacacgcactgTATGGCTCTATATGCACGCAGCTATTTTTAACCTGCCCATAAAACCTAGATTTCCATGTTAAAGAAACATCCACAGGCCCAAGTAGTACTATCAAATGGTCAATCATTGTAGTACACCATGGTCATCCATGACAGGCTGCCTGAACTGCTAGAGCTAGCTGGAGATCCATTGAAGTGCATTGCATTTTACACCACCAGATCCTGGATCAAACTTTTGCAGTGGCAAAATCATCCATTTCACTCACATGAGACCAACCTTGCGGCTTACATGATGTGTTATCAAGACCTCAAAATCCctagcaaaagaagaagaagaagaagctccaTTGCAGCTACCAGAGCTTGATCTAGAGCTACCTAGAGGAAtactcagaagaagaagaagaagaagaattcccacAAGACAGCAGGTCCTAAAATTGTTGAGCTCCAGAAGAAAATGCGGCGGAATCCCCGTCCTACCCTCCACCAACTCCCATGTGACCTCACTATGTACAGCATCCACGCAGGGGCAGATCGGTCAGAACGCAGCAGCTGGCAGTTTGCTCTGCTGGTTCACCGATTTGCCTTTGCCAGGGGGTAAATTTTCCATCACGCCCTCCATGACAGCCGAACGAGGAGGGTGAAATGGGCAGCAGAGCAAGAAGGCTAGTAGTAGAGCGCGGAGTCGTCGTCGTCGGTGGCCTGGCAGCCGGGGTCGGAGTGgccgtggaggaggcggcggaagtTGGCGACGGCGCAGGGGATCCGGAGCGCGCCCGGGTGGCCGTAGCCGTACTCCTGCGCGGCGCGCCGGAGCAGGGCCTTGAACGCCGGCTGGCCCAGCAGCTCGGGCCGCACGGCGAAGCGCTCCACGGGGCCGCCCTCCTCGCCGACGCACACAGGCACGTGCCCCTCCGGCACGCGCGCACCGCGGCCGAGTCTTCGCGCGCCGAAGAACGAGTACGACGAAGAAGAGTCCGTGGAGGAGGCCTTCGCGGCCGCATCGGGCCGGAGTGGCTTgtacgcggcggcggcgcaggcgtcTGCCGCGGCCACGCGGGAGAGCCGTCTGAGCAGGCGCTTCATGGTGCCGCTGCTTCTGTCGACGCCGGAGACCTTGGGGAGGGACGACGCTAGAGCTGAGAGAACACAAGGCGATTGTACTGAGACAGCCATGGTGGCTGCTTATATAACGGGAGGGCTGGAGGTTGTGCGATGCACAGGTCCTCTTGCCATTAGTTTTCTCGCTTAGCATTTACAAATTCTTTGCTGCGAATGCAAATGTAGCACTGCTTCGGGTACACGGGGTTACCTGCCTCATTTTAAAATTTGGCCCTGCTTCATTCTAAATCGAGAAAAACTTGGGAAATATGAAACTGTGGCTGGTTACACTGGTTAAAGTCGACAAGAAAATGTGCCGTGAATAATGCCTAGTTCAACTTAAAACCATGACAAACAGTCTCCTTCATTTTCCAAACAGTTGTACTAGTATATTTTTCAAATTTTTGGGGAATACATACCACCCCACAACTAAATTTGCAGTACCAACAAAATTGTGCTAGAAAATAAAGTAAGCTATtaatttctttttttttgcgggccAGCTATTAATTTGGTTGAACTGGAATATACACACATACAAAAAATTAGCCTCGTGTAGTTAAACTGTACGTTTTTTTTCAGTGACCATGTGAGAGCTGGGAGCATGGAGTGTGCACATATGCGTGTGTGCGTAGCAAGGCTGAgtgttttttttttctttaggCAGGGCCGCAGGGGAGATACAAGTGCGGGTACAGTTGGAGTACACGGAAGGTACACTAGGCAAGAAGCCGGTGGGGTAGGCCCGGCAGCGCCTTAACCAAGCACCAGGTTTTGCTCCGATCGATCGGAATCGGGCTCACGCCTCCCACTCCGCCCCGTCCTGTTCCGTAGTCCCATTCGTACGGTCGCCTGTGCAGGTGAGAGAGTGAGAAGAGCAAGATTTTTTCCTGCCATCGTGGAGCCCACCTACTGACCTGGCAcatgaaggagagagagagaaatcaagtGATTACTAGTAGTACAGTAGTACGACAAtttggagagagagagaaggagattgCAATGGACTGCTGGAGTGCTAAACTGTTGTCAACCCGTAGCAGTAGTATTTGTTTTGGTCGGAAATACCTTTGGGCCTTCTACTATTTTGTTATACGTGACAATACTTGGATTTTCACAGTGATGACACAAATGGTTGACACCCTAGAAATACTACGTACAATGGTATATAAATTTTAAAAAAGACCATATTGGTACTAGCATGTTAGGTGAAGTGTGTGCTAGACTAGGCCGTAGGCTATGCacgcgcattagagcatggttaatagtatagccaactgctggctataaggcattgccatgtcatctataacccatcttatagccaataTGTACAATAGTTGATTAGAAGAGTGTATTACTTTTTTATTATATGGCCCACCTTTcactctcacaaagtgcctaggagcacgtgctagaactGGCTCTTCACCAAGAGCCCGCTtatcttctctccttttctctttcctccaactaagaaaGAATATAATAGTTTATTTTTTATAGctagctgactcagctctattgtacttgcttatACCGGTACCGAACGCTAGGACGCTAGCGAGCTACGAGAAACATTTTCACGTGGAGACGCTGTGCATGCATGCTGATATCCTCCAATCCTCCGGTCCAGCATCGCTCGAACCAGAGGAGCACTGTGCGTGATGCCGGCGAGTGGCCAAGCACGCACATACGCGTCCCGGCCGTAGAGCGGCAAACATACACATCAACAGTGTCCCCGCGTTAGGGCGCCGGGAGATTGGACCGATTGTTGCCCCGTCTCCTTGTGTCGTTCTTTTGACAGTATATATGTCACGGTTTGGTGGCTGCCGGAGATCATATGTTGTCGTCGATCATGTGATCGGTGTCGAGCGGCTGCCGCTCCTGTCTAGACATATATGGTCATGCTCTCTACTTGGTGTAGGATATGAGTGGGCATGGGCCGCATGCGATCGGGACATATCCGTTTATCACATTGGTGAAAGTTGGCGCACAGCACAAAAGGCCAACAACTCGATCTCCGAGGGAAATAAAAGTTGAAGATGAGATGACAGGGATGCAACTGGCGGTTTAACGTACTACTCTTAGCACATGTATACTGATCACCTTTATTTTTGAGGGGGCCATAGGGATTCACAGGTTACGAGGAGTCTAACTGACGGCTTTGTGGTTCATTTCTAGTGTACTACTGTTTGCTTTTAGGCTAGTCGTAATggcgagtatcatatactagtatcatgcatatgatactagtgtataataCTACATCCGTAGTGCatggtatcataagttagtatcatagcttacttcatttattgccatgcatgacacatactagcacatcatttaatataatacggtatcatgatatgatattcaACTCTCTCTTCCTtcattcaattctatgccacataaTCAAATTTGCCTAGTTGGTATGCATGATAGTACCTATGATACTactattacgaccagccttatgAGACGTTTTAGACATTCAAACCCAGTTGAAAacaaatggagggagtaccttttaTTCAGCGTCAACCCCTTGCTTTCGTATTAAGACAACTATCAATGTGAAGCTTGACATATATAGTGCCATGCATGTGACCATTGATGGCAACGTACCAATCGATCGCTTCGTCAATGCAAGTCTGGGGAAAAATGGAACGAGGGGAGACGCTCATTTCTCATTTGGCAGCACGTACGACCGGTACGTACGGCTCAGTTTTATTGGCATGTTTCTTGTCGCCGAGCTAGCTATATGGCCGATTCGACGATGCATGTTAGGGGTCGGCTAGCTTGCTGGACATGGCATGTCGAGGCCTCCTTTTCCAATGCAGGCGCACATGGCATGCCTCGTGTCAAAATCAAATCAAGTAGTTCGTGCAGGACGCCGATCAGTCGAGCGAGCGAGGACAAAATAAACTTCCGATTATCACAACAGTGCGATGCAGTGCCTCTGTTGGGTCGCTGCACGCGATTTGTGCAGCGCGTGGTATGCTGGCTCAACTTAacggatgcatgcatgcatgacctCTTGGAAGAGCAACATTAATAATTCCACTTTCAGTGACAAATGACAGGATTTGTTATCTGAGAAAAATACGACAGACATTGCTAGCTTGTGTAGTATAATTGCATCGGTTGGATTAGTAACAGTGTAAACTGCTCGTACGTGTCGTGTGCCTTTGAGCCGTTAATGAATGTGTTGCTTAGTAAATTGACCGCAGCGGTGAGAATGTGCTCATCCAAGTAAGCCGTACGGGTGACCGTAGAGAAAGGCACGCACGACGACCGGGAGGCTCCACCGAGCTAGCTGAACTGTACCCATAGGCGCTCCTACCAGCCAGTTTTGTCACGACAGGTCACGGAGGACCATTCGCCGCGACTTTCATGACCACAGACTGTGCCAGGTGGTCCCGGCTGCCTATCTCCTCTCCCGTCGGTACGCCAACACCGCCCACAGAGTGCACCACATCGGCGAGCAGGAAGCAGTATGCTTAACTGCGTCGGTCAAAAAGGTATTAGGGCAAGCGGCAGAGATGCCGAGGAAGGTGGCATGGCAATCTGACATAAGTGAACGGGGTGCGTGTTCGTCCAAGTGTTGAGCCATGCACGTCCATGGGACCAGCCTCACGATGGTCCGGCCGGCCGGAGCCCCCTCGGCCCTTCCATGCATTGCTCCCGGCCCGGTCCGGCACCGCAAGTACGGCGAGCGCCATTTGCGGCAAAATTTCGTTTTCTGACCTTTTTTGAAAGTTAATCGAGATCTAACCcttgtttgatttttttttgaaatttgacccttttgctaccgtcaGGGTTCATGACGGTAGGGTATAACAACctaccgccagggaccttggcggtagGGAAACATCCATACCGCCAAACAGGCAGGCCGTAGCCTCTACAAACCTATCACCAAGATGCCCGGCGGTAGGCATGAGTACGCATTATGTGCCATACTTAGAAGGAATTTACGGTAGCGCATGCAACCCTACCATCAGGAACCTTGGCGATAGGCTGT
It contains:
- the LOC119338264 gene encoding auxin-responsive protein SAUR71-like, with protein sequence MKRLLRRLSRVAAADACAAAAYKPLRPDAAAKASSTDSSSSYSFFGARRLGRGARVPEGHVPVCVGEEGGPVERFAVRPELLGQPAFKALLRRAAQEYGYGHPGALRIPCAVANFRRLLHGHSDPGCQATDDDDSALYY